The Congregibacter litoralis KT71 genome contains a region encoding:
- a CDS encoding FixH family protein: MSHGSKQTPRREDTEAWYRQFWPWFLIALPGSVVIAGLSTLYIANRYSDDLVVDEYYKDGLAINKELGKQAAAEELGITAEIKVLGRRAQVRLAGAIAPGDLSLRFSHPLEADRDFQVALSAVAPGLYQSDIPADLSPNWHWILEAPDNAWRVDGSLSNRDFIAVSGDSSP; the protein is encoded by the coding sequence ATGTCTCACGGCAGTAAACAGACGCCCCGGCGTGAAGATACGGAAGCCTGGTACCGGCAATTCTGGCCCTGGTTTCTTATCGCGCTGCCGGGCTCCGTGGTAATTGCCGGGCTGAGTACGCTGTACATCGCAAACCGCTACTCCGACGATCTCGTGGTGGATGAGTATTACAAAGACGGTCTGGCGATCAACAAAGAACTGGGCAAGCAGGCCGCCGCCGAGGAGCTTGGTATCACTGCAGAGATCAAGGTACTGGGGCGCCGGGCGCAGGTGCGCCTTGCCGGCGCCATAGCACCTGGCGATCTTAGTTTGCGCTTCTCCCATCCCCTGGAGGCAGACCGCGATTTTCAGGTTGCCCTCTCGGCGGTAGCGCCCGGTCTTTATCAGAGCGATATCCCCGCCGATCTCTCGCCAAACTGGCACTGGATACTTGAAGCGCCGGATAACGCCTGGCGCGTCGACGGCTCTCTGAGCAACCGAGACTTCATCGCTGTTAGCGGCGACAGCTCGCCCTGA
- the ccoG gene encoding cytochrome c oxidase accessory protein CcoG: protein MSDPDLINVQEIAPSEVAELDLYQKREKIYTRKIEGFYQRLRMFTGWPMLLGYYCLPWISIGGRQAVWFDLPEREFHILGLTFWPQDFSLLAFLLIIAAFSLFAVTVSAGRVWCGYTCPQTVWTSMFMWVEQKLEGTRNQRIKLDKQPWSLNKASRKLGKHAAWLFIAFMTGMTFVGYFYPIRELSYELATLTTGNWQLVWTAFFTLATYVNAGWMREQVCKYMCPYARFQSVMFDADTLIVSYDAKRGEPRGSRKKSLAHKESGLGDCIDCELCVQVCPTGIDIRDGLQYECIGCALCIDACNSVMRKMGYDPGLVRYTSERELEGGTTQWFRPRIIGYIVMLSLMVGVFSYNIASRIPLELTVIRDRNNLYVETADGGVENIYRLHIVNMDGSPHKYVLRLDGLEGATIKGDTRYALDASEDREVTLRVAAKATDLSTPSTSFTFEIVAEDMPSLRASTESRFMKPL from the coding sequence ATGTCTGACCCGGATCTCATCAACGTACAGGAGATCGCCCCCTCGGAGGTCGCTGAGCTCGACCTCTATCAGAAGCGCGAAAAAATTTACACGCGCAAGATCGAAGGTTTCTATCAGCGACTCCGCATGTTTACCGGCTGGCCCATGCTCCTGGGCTACTACTGCCTGCCATGGATCAGTATCGGCGGTCGTCAGGCAGTGTGGTTCGATCTGCCCGAGCGCGAGTTTCATATTCTGGGCCTAACCTTCTGGCCCCAGGATTTTTCCCTTCTGGCGTTCTTACTCATCATCGCGGCTTTCTCTCTCTTCGCGGTCACCGTCTCGGCGGGACGCGTCTGGTGTGGCTACACCTGCCCGCAAACCGTATGGACCAGTATGTTCATGTGGGTAGAGCAGAAGCTTGAGGGCACCCGCAACCAGCGTATCAAGCTGGACAAACAACCCTGGTCTCTGAATAAAGCCTCGCGCAAGCTGGGTAAACATGCCGCCTGGCTGTTTATTGCCTTTATGACCGGTATGACCTTTGTCGGCTATTTCTACCCTATCCGCGAGTTGAGCTACGAATTGGCGACGCTGACCACGGGAAACTGGCAGCTCGTCTGGACAGCATTTTTCACTCTGGCGACCTACGTTAATGCAGGATGGATGCGCGAGCAGGTCTGCAAGTACATGTGCCCCTATGCACGATTCCAGTCCGTAATGTTTGATGCGGATACGCTGATTGTTTCCTACGACGCCAAACGAGGAGAACCCCGAGGCTCACGTAAGAAATCCCTTGCGCACAAAGAATCAGGACTCGGGGACTGTATTGACTGCGAACTCTGTGTCCAGGTCTGTCCCACGGGCATTGATATTCGCGACGGGTTGCAATACGAATGCATCGGCTGCGCCCTGTGTATCGATGCCTGCAATTCCGTAATGCGAAAAATGGGCTACGATCCCGGTCTGGTGCGCTACACCAGCGAGAGAGAGCTCGAGGGAGGAACAACACAATGGTTCCGTCCACGCATCATCGGTTACATCGTTATGCTCAGCCTGATGGTAGGGGTCTTCAGCTACAACATCGCTTCACGTATTCCCCTGGAGCTTACGGTCATACGGGATCGCAACAATCTCTATGTGGAAACGGCAGACGGTGGCGTCGAAAACATCTACCGGCTTCACATCGTCAATATGGATGGTTCGCCCCATAAGTACGTACTCCGCCTCGACGGCCTGGAAGGCGCCACAATTAAGGGGGACACCCGCTATGCGCTTGACGCCAGCGAAGATCGAGAGGTGACACTGCGTGTGGCAGCCAAAGCCACCGATTTGAGCACTCCCAGCACCAGCTTCACCTTTGAAATTGTTGCCGAAGATATGCCCTCCCTGCGAGCAAGTACCGAATCGCGATTCATGAAACCGCTATAG
- the ccoP gene encoding cytochrome-c oxidase, cbb3-type subunit III has translation MTSFWSGWVIVLTSLTLILVTWLLFANRKRNPIDEKTTGHIYDGIEEWDNPLPGWWFAMFVITIVWGIGYLVAYPGMGNFPGVLGWSSATQHEQEVAVADEKFRAMRDKYLAMSIEDIYQDPKVRKMGMRIYGNNCSQCHGLDAAGALGFPNLTDNDWLYGGSPEAIKHTLVNGRQAAMPPWESILGEQGIMEATAYVLSLNSREADDELVAAGEKHYQTYCVACHGPEAKGNPLMGAPNLTNGIWLYGGSEEQIAHSLRIGRNGQMPAFGNTLSEDKIHLVSAYIYGLSK, from the coding sequence ATGACTAGTTTTTGGAGTGGCTGGGTAATCGTACTTACAAGCCTCACCCTCATCCTGGTGACCTGGCTGTTATTTGCCAATCGCAAGCGCAATCCAATAGACGAAAAAACCACCGGGCACATCTATGATGGCATTGAAGAATGGGACAATCCCCTTCCCGGATGGTGGTTCGCTATGTTCGTTATCACCATCGTCTGGGGTATTGGCTACCTCGTGGCCTATCCCGGCATGGGTAACTTCCCCGGCGTGCTGGGCTGGAGTTCCGCGACCCAGCACGAGCAGGAGGTTGCTGTTGCCGACGAAAAATTTCGGGCCATGCGGGACAAATACCTCGCCATGTCCATCGAAGATATCTACCAGGATCCTAAGGTACGCAAAATGGGAATGCGCATCTATGGCAACAACTGTTCGCAGTGTCACGGACTTGACGCCGCTGGTGCCCTTGGTTTCCCGAATCTTACCGACAATGATTGGCTCTACGGTGGATCACCTGAGGCCATCAAACATACCCTGGTCAATGGCCGCCAGGCAGCAATGCCCCCCTGGGAAAGCATTCTGGGTGAGCAGGGTATTATGGAGGCAACGGCTTACGTGCTATCCCTGAACAGCCGTGAGGCGGACGATGAACTGGTCGCAGCCGGCGAGAAGCATTACCAGACTTACTGCGTCGCATGCCATGGTCCGGAGGCCAAGGGTAACCCCCTAATGGGAGCGCCCAACCTCACCAACGGCATATGGCTTTACGGCGGCAGCGAAGAGCAGATTGCCCACAGCCTTCGTATTGGACGCAATGGTCAGATGCCAGCATTTGGGAACACGCTCAGCGAGGACAAAATTCACCTCGTCAGCGCTTACATCTATGGTCTGAGCAAGTAA
- a CDS encoding CcoQ/FixQ family Cbb3-type cytochrome c oxidase assembly chaperone produces MDINDLRGISTAFLLVAFIGLVIWAYSNKPKKDFEEAANLPFEDDDLEQTGRQKGNQQ; encoded by the coding sequence ATGGACATTAATGATTTAAGAGGCATCAGCACAGCGTTTTTGCTGGTCGCCTTTATCGGACTTGTGATCTGGGCCTATAGCAATAAGCCCAAAAAGGATTTTGAAGAGGCCGCCAACCTCCCTTTTGAAGATGACGATCTTGAGCAAACAGGCAGACAAAAAGGAAACCAACAATGA
- the ccoO gene encoding cytochrome-c oxidase, cbb3-type subunit II: protein MSSHERVEKSVPLLIILVIVAISFGTLVELVPMIFSKKMAEPIAGLEPYSALELEGRDIYIREGCNTCHSQMIRPLRAETERYGHYSVAGESVYDHPFLFGSKRTGPDLARVGKRYSDDWHRAHLYNPRDVVPESNMPAFPWLFKNDINAEGTPAKMSTLKMLGVPYSEEDIAAAASAVAGKKEIDALVAYLQQLGTLIQTRR from the coding sequence ATGTCATCTCATGAAAGAGTCGAAAAAAGCGTTCCCCTACTGATCATTCTGGTGATCGTGGCGATCAGCTTCGGCACCCTGGTTGAACTGGTGCCCATGATCTTCTCTAAGAAAATGGCGGAACCCATCGCCGGACTGGAGCCCTACTCCGCTCTGGAGCTTGAGGGTCGCGATATTTACATCCGCGAGGGCTGCAACACCTGCCACTCCCAGATGATTCGACCCCTCCGCGCCGAGACAGAACGCTACGGTCACTACTCCGTAGCCGGGGAGTCAGTCTACGATCACCCCTTCCTGTTTGGCTCCAAGCGCACGGGACCGGATCTGGCACGCGTAGGAAAGCGCTATTCCGACGATTGGCACCGGGCACACTTATACAACCCCAGGGATGTGGTTCCCGAGTCCAATATGCCCGCCTTCCCCTGGCTGTTTAAGAACGACATCAACGCCGAGGGTACACCAGCGAAAATGAGCACGCTTAAGATGCTAGGCGTGCCCTACAGCGAGGAAGATATCGCCGCCGCTGCCAGTGCCGTCGCCGGTAAAAAGGAAATCGACGCCCTCGTGGCCTACCTGCAACAGCTGGGCACATTGATTCAGACGCGGCGCTAG
- the ccoN gene encoding cytochrome-c oxidase, cbb3-type subunit I: protein MSELNAALEHPVYNYKVVRQFAIMTVVWGIVGMLVGVYIAAELVWPALNLGLPWTSFGRLRPLHTNAVIFAFGGCALFATSYYVVQRTTQARIFSDKLAAFTFWGWQAVIVLAAITLPLGYTSSKEYAELEWPIDILITVVWVSYAVVFFGTLVKRKTSHIYVANWFFGAFIVTVAVLHLLNSAALPVGMTLKSYSAYAGTVDAMVQWWYGHNAVGFFLTAGFLGMMYYFVPKQAERPVYSYRLSIVHFWALVSVYIWAGPHHLHYTTLPDWAQSLGMVMSLILLAPSWGGMINGIMTLSGAWHKLRHDPILRFMVVSLSFYGMSTFEGPMMSIKTVNSLSHYTDWTIGHVHSGALGWVAMISIGCLYHLIPKLYGKEQMYSTDLINVHFWMSTIGTVLYIAALWVNGIMQGLMWRAYNQDGTLTYAFVESVVASYPGWIVRVLGGAIFLGGMLIMAYNVFMTIRKEAPAAAPAAAAA, encoded by the coding sequence ATGAGCGAACTAAACGCAGCACTGGAGCATCCTGTCTACAACTATAAGGTTGTACGGCAATTTGCCATCATGACAGTGGTCTGGGGCATCGTGGGCATGCTTGTGGGGGTGTACATCGCCGCCGAGCTGGTCTGGCCTGCCCTCAACCTCGGTCTACCCTGGACGAGTTTTGGGCGCCTTCGCCCCTTACACACCAACGCGGTGATTTTTGCTTTCGGTGGATGCGCCCTATTTGCCACCTCCTATTACGTTGTGCAGCGCACCACCCAGGCGCGAATCTTCTCCGACAAACTGGCGGCGTTCACCTTCTGGGGCTGGCAGGCCGTCATTGTGCTCGCAGCAATCACGCTACCTCTGGGTTACACCAGCAGTAAAGAGTACGCCGAGTTGGAATGGCCCATTGATATTCTTATCACCGTCGTCTGGGTGTCTTACGCCGTGGTCTTTTTCGGCACCCTGGTGAAACGGAAAACCAGCCACATCTACGTCGCCAACTGGTTCTTTGGTGCCTTTATTGTCACCGTGGCGGTGCTTCATCTTCTGAACAGCGCCGCTCTCCCCGTCGGCATGACCCTCAAGTCCTACTCCGCCTATGCGGGTACCGTCGATGCCATGGTGCAGTGGTGGTACGGCCATAACGCTGTAGGCTTTTTTCTGACCGCCGGTTTCCTGGGCATGATGTATTACTTTGTGCCCAAGCAGGCGGAGCGTCCCGTCTATTCCTACCGCCTGTCCATCGTGCATTTCTGGGCCCTGGTTTCCGTATACATCTGGGCGGGGCCACACCACCTGCACTACACGACATTGCCGGATTGGGCCCAGAGTCTGGGTATGGTCATGAGCCTGATCCTTCTGGCGCCCTCCTGGGGTGGCATGATCAACGGCATCATGACGCTGTCTGGCGCGTGGCATAAGCTTCGCCACGACCCCATCCTGCGCTTCATGGTCGTGAGCCTGTCCTTCTACGGCATGTCCACCTTTGAAGGGCCCATGATGTCCATCAAGACCGTGAACTCCCTCTCTCACTACACAGACTGGACGATCGGACACGTGCATTCCGGTGCCCTGGGCTGGGTGGCGATGATTTCCATTGGCTGCCTCTATCACCTGATACCCAAGCTTTATGGCAAGGAGCAGATGTACAGCACCGATCTCATCAACGTGCATTTCTGGATGTCGACTATCGGTACCGTGCTGTACATCGCTGCCCTCTGGGTCAACGGCATCATGCAGGGCCTTATGTGGCGCGCCTATAACCAGGACGGCACGCTGACCTACGCCTTTGTTGAGTCGGTGGTAGCGAGTTATCCAGGCTGGATCGTCAGGGTACTCGGAGGAGCCATCTTCCTGGGCGGCATGCTCATCATGGCCTACAACGTATTCATGACCATTCGCAAAGAGGCGCCGGCAGCGGCGCCCGCAGCGGCCGCGGCTTAA
- a CDS encoding Yip1 family protein, whose protein sequence is MIQHTFGLLFKPRQQWQTIADLPESSQNLLVIYPFVFALLPSIAWYWGTSHVGWTVGSYNEIIKLTDASAMQVNILFYCVMVASVAAIGYAIHWMSSTYGAANSTIAKGIVIAGLTATPLFILGLVGFYPLLWADLLIGVVAISWAVYLMYLGIPIVMNIPQERGFLFSSAILAIGLVLLVSIMVVSILAWDYGAAPAFTDG, encoded by the coding sequence ATGATCCAGCACACCTTTGGACTGCTATTCAAACCACGACAGCAATGGCAGACCATCGCAGATTTACCCGAGAGTTCCCAAAACCTTCTGGTCATCTATCCCTTTGTATTTGCACTTTTGCCGTCCATCGCCTGGTACTGGGGTACCAGCCATGTCGGATGGACGGTGGGCAGCTACAACGAAATCATCAAACTCACCGATGCCAGCGCCATGCAGGTCAACATCCTCTTTTACTGTGTGATGGTCGCAAGCGTTGCAGCCATCGGCTACGCCATTCACTGGATGTCCAGCACCTACGGGGCCGCTAACTCCACCATCGCCAAGGGCATTGTTATCGCCGGGCTCACCGCAACGCCGCTGTTTATTCTCGGTCTCGTGGGCTTTTATCCCCTGCTTTGGGCAGATCTGCTGATTGGCGTTGTAGCCATCAGCTGGGCGGTTTACCTCATGTATCTCGGCATCCCCATCGTCATGAACATCCCTCAGGAACGGGGCTTTTTGTTCTCCAGCGCGATCCTTGCCATCGGACTGGTGCTCCTTGTGTCCATCATGGTCGTGTCGATCCTGGCCTGGGATTACGGCGCGGCGCCGGCCTTTACCGACGGCTAG
- the fnr gene encoding fumarate/nitrate reduction transcriptional regulator Fnr, giving the protein MNKQLIDVESATNKACTHDYQVNCNNCRLSTICLPFSLEATEIDELDRIVQRSKPLQKGQHLYRESDDFESVFAVRSGTIKAYRTTDDGREQVTGFYFPGELLGMDGISNNSYASSAKALETASVCEIPFNSLEKLSASMPQLQRHFFQIMSREITEDQQLITLLSKSSADERVAALLLSVSTRNARRQLSATQFRLSMSRVDIGNYLGLTVETVSRVFSRLQKLKVLAVENKEIEILDIEALQKIADAG; this is encoded by the coding sequence GTGAACAAGCAGTTAATCGATGTAGAAAGCGCTACAAACAAAGCCTGTACCCACGACTATCAGGTGAATTGCAACAACTGCCGCCTTAGCACTATCTGTCTCCCCTTCTCCCTCGAAGCAACGGAAATCGACGAGCTCGACCGTATCGTTCAGCGCAGCAAGCCCCTCCAGAAGGGTCAGCACCTGTACCGCGAGAGCGATGATTTTGAATCCGTGTTTGCCGTGCGCTCAGGCACGATTAAAGCTTATCGGACGACAGACGACGGTCGGGAACAGGTTACGGGCTTTTACTTCCCCGGGGAGCTTCTCGGTATGGATGGCATCAGCAACAATAGTTACGCCTCATCAGCCAAAGCCCTGGAAACCGCATCGGTCTGCGAGATCCCCTTTAACTCTCTGGAAAAACTCAGTGCCAGCATGCCACAGCTGCAGCGGCACTTTTTTCAGATTATGAGCCGGGAAATCACTGAGGACCAGCAGCTGATCACCCTGCTTTCGAAAAGTTCGGCAGATGAGCGCGTCGCCGCACTACTCCTCAGCGTATCGACGCGAAACGCCCGCCGCCAACTGAGTGCTACCCAGTTCCGTCTCAGCATGTCGCGGGTGGATATCGGTAATTATCTGGGACTCACCGTCGAGACCGTCAGCCGGGTGTTTAGCCGTCTTCAGAAACTCAAGGTGCTTGCGGTAGAAAACAAGGAAATCGAAATTCTTGATATTGAGGCCCTGCAAAAAATCGCAGACGCCGGTTAA
- the hemN gene encoding oxygen-independent coproporphyrinogen III oxidase: MNQIIGSSEQTRRLPREWEAGMSMARKYATSGPRYTSYPTAPQFSEDFDLTRYRNWQGRREHHGDPLSLYVHLPFCHDICYYCGCNKVVTRKEGVAARYLAQLSKELEMQSQIVGKDRPVTQMHWGGGTPTYLNDGEITELMHSLASRFRLLDKGYREYSIEIDPRTVSSATIALLKGVGFNRISLGVQDFDERVQKAVNRIQPYTQVAELVEATRAHGFRSLSFDLIYGLPYQDHVSMAETLRKVISLRPDRIACYNYAHLPERFLPQRSIDRHTLPEPEEKLLLAQMISATLQDAGYRYIGMDHYVLPDDELAKAQGESRLQRNFQGYSLQLADDLLGLGVSSISQIGDFYLQNARDLPAYYQMLEDGQLPITKGYRINNEDKLRRRVIMSLICDLSLDIAEVEREFGIDFRVHFHDALEELNPAFEDRLMEFDAGMLRVTAAGRPFLRNLCMPFDEYLEHHSRSGKAQFSATV; encoded by the coding sequence GCTACACATCGTATCCCACTGCGCCGCAATTCTCTGAAGACTTCGATCTGACGCGTTATCGCAACTGGCAGGGCCGTCGGGAACATCATGGCGATCCCCTGTCCCTCTACGTGCATCTGCCCTTCTGTCACGACATCTGCTACTACTGCGGTTGCAATAAGGTGGTCACGCGCAAGGAGGGTGTTGCGGCACGCTACCTCGCCCAGCTCAGCAAAGAACTCGAGATGCAGAGCCAGATCGTGGGCAAGGATCGCCCCGTCACTCAGATGCACTGGGGCGGCGGCACGCCAACCTATCTCAACGACGGCGAAATCACTGAACTCATGCACAGCCTTGCAAGTCGTTTCCGACTGTTGGACAAGGGCTATCGCGAGTATTCCATTGAAATTGACCCGCGCACGGTGTCCTCCGCAACCATTGCGCTGCTGAAAGGCGTAGGCTTCAACCGCATCAGCCTTGGTGTTCAGGACTTTGATGAACGCGTGCAAAAAGCCGTCAATCGCATTCAGCCCTACACGCAGGTGGCGGAGCTGGTAGAGGCGACGCGGGCCCATGGATTTCGTTCCCTGAGCTTTGACCTTATCTATGGACTGCCCTACCAGGATCATGTGAGCATGGCCGAGACCCTGCGCAAGGTCATCAGCCTGCGCCCGGACCGCATCGCCTGCTACAACTACGCCCATTTACCCGAGCGATTTTTGCCTCAACGCTCCATTGATCGACACACGCTCCCGGAACCTGAGGAGAAGCTCCTCCTGGCGCAGATGATCAGCGCAACGCTTCAGGATGCCGGGTATCGCTACATCGGTATGGATCATTATGTCCTTCCCGATGATGAGCTGGCAAAAGCCCAGGGTGAATCCAGGCTGCAACGAAATTTTCAAGGTTATTCCCTGCAGCTCGCAGACGATCTTCTCGGACTGGGGGTCTCATCTATCAGCCAGATAGGTGACTTTTATCTGCAAAACGCCCGTGATCTGCCTGCGTATTACCAAATGCTGGAGGACGGTCAGCTGCCTATTACCAAGGGCTACAGGATCAATAACGAGGACAAACTCCGCCGGCGGGTCATCATGTCTCTGATTTGCGACCTCAGTCTGGATATCGCAGAGGTCGAACGGGAGTTCGGCATAGACTTTCGCGTCCATTTTCATGACGCCCTCGAAGAATTGAATCCCGCTTTCGAAGACCGACTGATGGAGTTCGATGCGGGCATGCTCCGCGTAACAGCAGCAGGCCGCCCCTTCCTCAGGAATCTCTGCATGCCCTTTGATGAGTATCTTGAGCACCACAGCCGCAGCGGAAAAGCCCAATTCTCTGCCACAGTTTAA